A single genomic interval of Armigeres subalbatus isolate Guangzhou_Male chromosome 1, GZ_Asu_2, whole genome shotgun sequence harbors:
- the LOC134218247 gene encoding uncharacterized protein K02A2.6-like, producing the protein MDGELQSIVRAARLRPNLKDENCYAIFTGNIEGHLRSMTDTAAEHQAFSCMQQEREESIVNFHARLMEKVRLCHYSANDQERFVRAQLLKGMSNRELARTARTFGHETNFIVQSATRDEAFQMEEARNKTTQDVMINQVRRQLPSAPFKRRGGQDSSFGHRNKQQRLNISYPNSRRDRCSRCNRWAHWNRPCPALKLKCNTCGSTGHFAAACRQNRINIIQDNPEQQEVTVETKLEELNALSLEDVLIDCRLGSTVIKFLVDSGADVNVIGGADWSNLRKDYDAGLTKLTPTIIEKGRGLQAYATSVPMIIDFSFRAEIESAASSITADFMVVQKGKRSLLGRSTASDLKLLFIGSQINDCRETQVDIFPKMPGVSVKFSVDTSVPPTKNAYYNIPAAYREGARHRLQEMQDSGIIERVTTAPGWISGMSAVPKGKDDFRLVVNMRAPNRAIMREYFRLPLLDEMKVKLHGAKYFSKLDLKSAYYHLELCPESRDLTTFLTESGMFRFTRLMFGVNCAPEIFQREMTRILEHVDNKIVYIDDVLLFADTLDELHETVTEVHRIFKENNLTLNSAKCEYDKTRITFLGHELDQNGFHIEEAKIAAIQKFRRPATASELRSFLGLASFVSPYICNFAKISNPLWTAAGAKSWQWGDEQEKSFNELKSQIIQCTVSLGYFSDKERTVLYTDASPHALGAVLVQECEDRNPRIISFASKSLTSTEKNYAQNQREALAAVWAVEHFSYFLLGRQFVLRTDASGITFIFDRTRENTKRALTRADGWALRLSPYRYTLEYVKGRDNIADPSSRLYHGNDEPFNEESSPWEIASLEANAISFVTENEIREFTVKDETLQQVIASLNSGKWTNALSRFHAVSNDLLVQNGILTKLGCAVIPEQLRQKTLDVAHSGHPLSAKLKSILRERVWWPGMSQDAEKWVESCKTCAVNGKPEKHTPMQRVFAPKTAWETVAIDFNGPYAKYGGISILVIIDYRSRYAYARPVKSTSFECTRKVLDDVFDKEGFPKAIKSDNGPPFNGEEYKTYCAQRGIQLIFSTPFFPQQNGLVENFMKIINKAMCAASTGSNTYNEEVQAAVQAHNSAAHTITKMPPEEVMYGRKIQRLLPLLNRGKANVDENLLNTRDHKAKTYSKEHADARRGAKPSKVRIGDNVILERNIKAKGESRFDPKRYTVVEENNGSLILRDDGGVVVRRHITQARKVNIWRKSGREAAEKIIRTDKGTTKTKDTEEYKTSTRPSHDQEHLFAGVNVLMGIFRKNMGHPALAQHKISFTSD; encoded by the exons ATGGACGGAGAGCTACAGAGCATCGTTCGCGCAGCAAGGTTGAGACCCAACTTGAAAGACGAGAATTGCTATGCAATTTTTACTGGCAACATAGAAGGTCATCTTCGATCTATGACAGACACTGCGGCTGAACACCAAGCGTTTTCATGTATGCAACAGGAAAGAGAAGAATCCATAGTCAACTTCCATGCCAGGTTGATGGAAAAAGTACGTCTTTGCCACTACAGTGCCAATGATCAGGAACGGTTTGTCCGAGCACAATTGCTCAAGGGCATGTCTAACAGAGAGCTTGCAAGAACCGCGAGAACGTTCGGCCatgaaacaaattttattgttcaGTCTGCCACCAGAGACGAGGCATTTCAGATGGAGGAAGCTCGGAACAAGACCACACAGGACGTGATGATAAATCAAGTTCGCAGACAACTACCCAGTGCACCATTTAAGCGGCGTGGTGGACAGGATTCAAGTTTTGGTCATCGCAACAAGCAACAACGTTTGAATATAAGTTATCCTAACAGTCGTCGTGATCGCTGTTCCCGATGCAATCGATGGGCCCATTGGAACCGACCATGTCCAGCATTGAAGCTGAAATGCAATACTTGTGGTTCTACTGGCCACTTTGCGGCCGCCTGTCGACAGAATCGTATCAATATCATTCAAGACAATCCGGAACAACAGGAAGTTACAGTTGAAACAAAATTGGAAGAG CTGAATGCGCTTTCCCTTGAAGACGTGCTCATAGATTGTCGTTTGGGTTCAACTGTTATCAAGTTCCTCGTCGATTCGGGAGCGGACGTTAACGTCATCGGAGGGGCCGATTGGAGTAACCTGAGAAAAGACTATGATGCAGGACTAACGAAGTTGACGCCAACTATAATTGAAAAGGGAAGAGGATTGCAAGCCTACGCTACCAGTGTTCCTATGATTATCGATTTTTCTTTCCGAGCGGAAATAGAATCAGCAGCAAGTTCAATCACAGCTGACTTTATGGTGGTACAAAAAGGGAAACGGTCGCTCTTGGGAAGGTCAACAGCAAGTGACCTTAAGCTCTTATTCATTGGCTCACAAATCAACGACTGTCGAGAGACTCAAGTTGACATTTTTCCCAAAATGCCAGGCGTCAGTGTTAAGTTTAGTGTCGACACTTCTGTCCCACCTACTAAGAATGCATATTACAACATTCCGGCTGCCTATCGCGAAGGAGCTCGTCATCGCCTGCAAGAAATGCAAGATAGCGGAATAATCGAAAGGGTAACAACAGCTCCTGGCTGGATTAGTGGAATGTCAGCCGTACCAAAGGGTAAGGATGACTTCAGGCTAGTCGTTAACATGCGAGCGCCAAATCGAGCCATCATGCGTGAATACTTTCGCCTCCCATTACTGGACGAGATGAAAGTCAAATTGCATGGTgcaaaatacttttcaaaactCGATTTGAAAAGTGCATATTACCATCTGGAGTTGTGCCCTGAATCAAGAGACTTGACAACATTCTTAACGGAGAGTGGCATGTTCAGATTTACCCGTCTGATGTTTGGGGTAAACTGCGCCCCAGAGATTTTTCAGCGCGAGATGACACGCATTCTGGAGCATGTAGACAACAAGATAGTTTATATCGACGACGTCTTGCTTTTCGCGGACACTTTGGACGAACTACACGAAACTGTTACCGAAGTACACCGAATCTTCAAAGAGAATAACTTGACTCTGAATAGTGCCAAATGCGAGTATGACAAAACAAGAATAACTTTCCTGGGACATGAACTAGACCAAAACGGATTCCATATAGAAGAGGCCAAAATTGCAGCTATACAAAAGTTTCGACGTCCTGCAACAGCATCGGAGTTGCGAAGTTTTCTTGGGCTAGCTTCGTTTGTTAGTCCCTACATCTGCAACTTCGCAAAGATCTCTAATCCTCTCTGGACGGCCGCTGGAGCAAAATCTTGGCAATGGGGAGATGAACAAGAAAAGTCTTTCAACGAACTGAAATCACAAATAATACAGTGCACCGTGTCGCTGGGTTATTTTTCGGATAAAGAACGAACAGTCCTTTACACTGATGCATCCCCACATGCATTGGGGGCTGTACTTGTTCAGGAGTGTGAAGACAGAAATCCTCGAATAATTAGTTTTGCCTCTAAGTCGCTGACATCAACGGAAAAGAACTATGCTCAGAATCAAAGAGAAGCTCTGGCTGCTGTCTGGGCAGTAGAACACTTCTCATACTTTTTGCTTGGCAGGCAATTCGTTCTACGTACAGATGCGAGTGGCATTACGTTCATTTTTGATCGGACACGTGAAAATACCAAAAGGGCTCTTACTCGAGCAGATGGATGGGCATTAAGGCTAAGCCCTTACAGGTATACGTTAGAGTATGTCAAAGGCCGGGATAATATCGCAGATCCGTCATCACGCTTATATCATGGCAACGATGAGCCCTTTAACGAAGAATCGAGCCCCTGGGAAATCGCAAGCCTTGAAGCGAATGCTATTAGCTTTGTTACTGAAAACGAGATTAGGGAATTCACAGTGAAGGATGAAACATTACAACAG GTTATTGCATCACTGAATTCGGGAAAATGGACAAACGCGCTTAGCAGATTCCACGCGGTTTCGAATGATCTCCTTGTTCAAAATGGGATACTAACGAAACTTGGTTGTGCAGTCATCCCTGAACAGTTGCGTCAGAAAACGTTGGATGTTGCACATTCCGGTCATCCATTGTCAGCCAAACTGAAAAGCATTCTTCGAGAACGTGTATGGTGGCCCGGCATGTCACAAGATGCAGAAAAATGGGTCGAATCTTGTAAGACATGCGCTGTGAATGGAAAACCAGAGAAGCATACTCCGATGCAACGGgttttcgctccaaaaacggcTTGGGAAACGGTAGCTATCGATTTTAACGGTCCATACGCGAAATATGGGGGAATCTCCATACTGGTAATCATCGACTACAGATCTAGATACGCATATGCCAGGCCAGTTAAATCCACTAGCTTTGAGTGTACAAGAAAGGTACTGGATGATGTTTTCGATAAGGAAGGTTTCCCCAAAGCTATCAAATCCGACAATGGTCCGCCGTTCAATGGGGAAGAATATAAAACCTACTGTGCACAACGAGGTATTCAATTAATATTTTCTACTCCGTTTTTTCCACAACAAAACGGATTGGTGGAAAATTTCATGAAGATCATTAACAAAGCCATGTGTGCTGCATCAACCGGAAGCAACACCTACAACGAAGAAGTGCAGGCAGCTGTCCAAGCACATAACTCTGCTGCCCATACCATTACGAAGATGCCACCGGAGGAAGTCATGTACGGTAGAAAGATTCAGCGACTATTACCGTTGCTGAACCGAGGAAAGGCCAATGTTGACGAGAATTTACTAAACACTAGGGATCACAAAGCTAAAACATATTCCAAGGAACATGCTGACGCTCGGCGTGGCGCAAAACCTAGCAAGGTTCGCATAGGAGATAACGTCATTCTTGAACGAAACATTAAAGCCAAAGGAGAATCTAGATTCGATCCGAAACGTTACACTGTAGTAGAAGAGAATAACGGAAGCTTGATTTTGCGCGATGATGGTGGAGTAGTAGTTCGACGACATATCACACAGGCTAGGAAAGTGAACATTTGGCGAAAATCTGGACGTGAAGCTGCCGAGAAAATAATCAGGACCGACAAAGGAACAACCAAGACGAAAGACACCGAAGAGTATAAGACATCGACTCGACCTTCAC ACGATCAGGAGCATCTGTTTGCAGGGGTGAACGTATTGATGGGAATATTCCGCAAAAACATGGGTCATCCAGCTCTAGCACAGCACAAAATCAGCTTTACTTCGGATTAA